The Rhodothermales bacterium genome contains the following window.
CCAGGTTTATTTCGAGGGCTCGCTCCAGACGCGCTCGTACGACGATAAGGACGGCAACACCAAGTTCGTCACCGAGGTCAAGGCGCGCGAGATGATGATCCTCAGCGGCAAGGGCGAAACCAACGGCTTCTCCGGAGGCCCTCCCAGCGGCGGCGGGGGCGGTGGCTACCGCAGCAACGCCGGCGCCGGCGCGGCGCGCCCGAGCGGCGGGGGCGGCGGCGGCGCGGATTCGTTCGATCCGGATGACGACCTGCCCTTCTGATCGTCGGCATACATCGCATCGTGGGGATC
Protein-coding sequences here:
- a CDS encoding single-stranded DNA-binding protein, coding for MARGINKVILIGNLGQDPELRYTGSGTAVCNMRLATNESYKDAEGNMVDKTEWHTVVAWSRLAEICGEYLKKGSQVYFEGSLQTRSYDDKDGNTKFVTEVKAREMMILSGKGETNGFSGGPPSGGGGGGYRSNAGAGAARPSGGGGGGADSFDPDDDLPF